One Carassius gibelio isolate Cgi1373 ecotype wild population from Czech Republic chromosome B18, carGib1.2-hapl.c, whole genome shotgun sequence DNA segment encodes these proteins:
- the LOC127977737 gene encoding solute carrier family 23 member 1-like: protein MAPEKNSDGLDNYAFTVDGVDHFCELPESKNGNYRFSEEGNNSKLAYCVTDIPPWYLCIFLGIQHYLTAFGGIIAIPLILSQGLCLQHDSLTQSHLISTIFFVSGVCTLLQVTFGVRLPILQGGTFTLLSPTMALLSMPEWTCPAWTQNASLVNTSSPEFINVWQSRMQALQGSIMVGSLFQVLVGFSGLIGLFMRFIGPLTIAPTISLIGLSLFDSAGMNAGHHWGISSMTTCLIVIFSQYLRHISIPIPKYSKAKRFHTSRIYIFQILPVLLGITLSWLICYLLTIYDVLPSDPDKYGYLARTDIKGDVMGRAPWFRFPYPGQWGVPTVSLAGVFGILAGVISSMIESLGDYHACARLSGAPPPPRHAINRGIAIEGIGCLLAGAWGTGNGTTSYSENVGALGITKVGSRMVIVCSGFVMIIMGMFGKIGAIFTTIPTPVIGGMFLVIFGVITAAGVSNLQYTDMNSSRNIFVFGFSMFTGLAIPNWIMKNPTSIATGVVELDHVLQVLLTTSMFVGGTFGFLLDNTIPGTKRERGIIAWNKAHQNESDNTLESDDVYGLPFGINSCISSFTWSKYVPFCPSHKVSRQKDTPTSLDSLDTKSEPNKDDTHIHSLSHIQRHRQN, encoded by the exons ATGGCTCCAGAGAAAAACAGTGACGGTTTGGACAACTATGCATTTACT GTTGATGGTGTAGACCATTTCTGTGAGTTACCGGAGAGTAAAAATGGAAATTATCGTTTCTCAGAGGAGGGAAACAATAGCAAGCTGGCATATTGTGTCACTGATATTCCACCATGGTACCTTTGCATCTTTTTGGGGATTCAG CACTATCTTACAGCTTTTGGTGGCATCATAGCCATTCCTCTGATACTGTCTCAGGGCCTCTGTCTACAACATGATAGCCTCACGCAAAGTCACCTAATCAGCACTATTTTCTTCGTGTCTGGGGTGTGCACCTTACTGCAGGTCACTTTTGGAGTGAG GTTACCCATTCTCCAGGGTGGAACCTTTACACTCCTGTCACCCACCATGGCTTTGCTATCAATGCCTGAATGGACCTGTCCTGCTTGGACCCAGAACGCCAGCCTGGTCAACACCTCCTCACCTGAGTTCATTAATGTTTGGCAAAGCCGAATGCAAGCG CTCCAAGGCTCAATCATGGTGGGCTCCCTATTCCAAGTACTAGTGGGATTCTCCGGTCTAATTGGCCTCTTCATGCGTTTCATTGGTCCTTTGACCATTGCACCAACTATTTCACTAATCGGCCTATCACTGTTTGACTCCGCTGGCATGAACGCAGGACACCACTGGGGCATCTCTTCCAT GACGACATGTTTGATTGTGATTTTCTCGCAGTATCTTCGCCATATTTCCATCCCCATCCCCAAATACAGCAAAGCCAAGAGGTTTCACACCAGCAGGATTTACATATTTCAGATTCTGCCC GTTCTGCTAGGAATCACTCTGTCCTGGTTGATTTGCTACCTTCTGACGATCTACGATGTCCTGCCCTCAGACCCTGATAAATATGGCTATCTAGCTCGGACTGACATTAAAGGAGATGTTATGGGCAGGGCGCCTTGGTTCAGATTTCCTTATCCGG GTCAGTGGGGAGTGCCAACTGTTAGTCTGGCAGGAGTTTTTGGAATCCTGGCAGGGGTTATATCCTCCATGATTGAGTCATTGGGGGATTATCATGCATGTGCCAGATTATCTGGCGCCCCACCACCTCCCAGACATGCCATCAACAGAGGCATTGCCATTGAAGGCATCGGGTGTCTGCTGGCAGGTGCCTGGGGAACAGGCAATGGAACCACCTCCTACAGTGAAAACGTAGGAGCCTTGGGTATCACTAAG GTTGGCAGTCGCATGGTGATTGTGTGCAGTGGCTTTGTAATGATTATAATGGGAATGTTTGGAAAAATTGGAGCCATATTTACTACAATACCAACACCTGTTATCGGAGGAATGTTTCTAGTTATTTTCGGGGTCATTACGGCTGCTGGTGTTTCAAATCTACAG TATACAGACATGAACTCTTCACGCAACATCTTCGTCTTTGGATTCTCCATGTTCACTGGGCTTGCTATTCCCAACTGGATAATGAAAAACCCCACATCCATAGCAACTG GAGTTGTTGAACTGGACCATGTACTTCAAGTGCTTCTAACAACCAGTATGTTTGTTGGAGGAACCTTTGGATTTCTCCTTGATAACACAATACCCG GAACAAAACGTGAACGAGGTATTATTGCATGGAACAAGGCCCACCAAAATGAATCAGACAACACCTTAGAAAGTGATGACGTGTACGGGCTGCCCTTTGGAATTAATAGTTGCATCTCCTCTTTCACATGGTCCAAATATGTGCCCTTCTGCCCTTCACACAAAGTCAGCAGACAGAAAGATACACCAACCAGTTTGGATTCTTTAGACACCAAATCAGAGCCTAACAAAGATGATACACACATTCATTCTTTAAGTCACATCCAGAGGCACAGACAGAACTGA